From a single Desulfobacterales bacterium genomic region:
- the mraY gene encoding phospho-N-acetylmuramoyl-pentapeptide-transferase translates to MLYHLLYPLHVSISALNVFRYITFRTIYAVLTAFLICFLLGPWAIKKLSQMQVKQYIREDGPKDHQKKAGTPTMGGILIIFAVCISTLLWARLDVIYVWIVLLATVGTALIGFYDDYLMQVKKQSKGLSARGKLLLQCVVALVAGILVYRVPGFSTQVTLPFFKAISPEIGGWYILFTVLIIVGTSNAVNLTDGLDGLAIGPVIIAAGTYMIFAYVAGHVNLSDYLQLTHVPGSGEIAVFCGALAGAGLGFLWFNAYPAQVFMGDVGSLPIGAALGTVAVITKQEILLILVGGLFVIEALSVIFQVGFFKMTHGRRIFRMAPLHHHFELKGWAEPKVIVRFWIIAIALALLSMSTLKLR, encoded by the coding sequence ATGCTGTATCATCTATTATACCCACTGCATGTCAGCATTTCGGCGCTCAATGTGTTCCGGTATATTACGTTCCGGACGATCTATGCGGTCTTGACCGCCTTTTTGATATGCTTTTTGCTCGGACCCTGGGCCATCAAAAAGCTGAGCCAAATGCAGGTAAAACAATATATTCGGGAGGATGGACCAAAAGATCATCAAAAGAAGGCGGGCACGCCCACCATGGGAGGGATTCTGATCATCTTCGCCGTGTGTATTTCCACCCTCCTGTGGGCCCGTCTGGATGTCATTTATGTGTGGATTGTGTTGCTGGCCACCGTCGGTACGGCATTGATCGGGTTTTATGACGACTATTTGATGCAGGTGAAAAAGCAGAGCAAAGGTCTCAGCGCCCGGGGCAAGCTGCTCCTCCAGTGCGTGGTGGCGTTGGTCGCCGGCATTCTGGTTTACCGAGTGCCCGGATTTTCCACGCAGGTTACCCTGCCGTTTTTTAAGGCCATTTCACCGGAAATCGGCGGCTGGTATATTTTGTTTACCGTCCTGATCATCGTCGGCACGTCCAACGCCGTCAATTTGACCGACGGGCTGGACGGTCTGGCAATTGGGCCGGTGATTATTGCGGCGGGAACGTATATGATTTTTGCCTATGTGGCGGGGCATGTGAATCTATCCGATTATCTTCAACTGACCCATGTGCCGGGCAGTGGTGAGATAGCGGTTTTCTGCGGGGCTTTGGCCGGCGCCGGCCTCGGGTTTTTGTGGTTTAATGCCTATCCGGCGCAGGTGTTCATGGGCGATGTCGGTTCGCTTCCCATTGGTGCTGCCCTCGGCACGGTGGCGGTGATCACCAAGCAGGAAATTTTGTTGATATTGGTGGGCGGGCTGTTTGTGATTGAGGCGCTGTCGGTGATTTTCCAGGTCGGATTTTTCAAAATGACCCACGGGCGGCGTATTTTTCGCATGGCACCGCTGCATCACCATTTTGAGCTTAAAGGGTGGGCCGAACCCAAAGTCATCGTGCGGTTCTGGATTATTGCCATCGCGTTGGCGTTACTCTCAATGAGCACGTTGAAATTGAGATAA
- the murD gene encoding UDP-N-acetylmuramoyl-L-alanine--D-glutamate ligase — translation MNDASNITGSPAPYGIAGRRVLVVGLGLSGASAAKMLVEKGAAVTVTDAVERPAAADRMAALTALGVQFELGGHSARSFDTADLIVVSPGVPETIAPIAAARHRGICVIGEVELAAALISAPILAVTGTNGKTTTTTLLGHMLQTAGLRVFVGGNIGRPLIECVSEPDRLDVVVAEISSFQLDTTRSFRPKVSVLLNVTADHLDRYSDFDAYAASKGRIFENQQAGDTAVVNGSDAVAVKVSEGIRSRRWLYNVSSPISDGAMFQEDALVLQTPDHRGQQIDLSGLRLKGRHNRENAAAAALAALAFGVSPVNIEKALSTFEGLAHRVESVGTIGGVEFVNDSKGTNVDAVVRALESFDRPVVLIMGGRDKAGVFDVLCDPVRRQVRCLVLIGEATEIIRRALGSCAPTRTANDMDDAVAQAFSASEPGDVVLLSPGCASFDMYTSYKHRGESFRSAVKKLEG, via the coding sequence ATGAATGATGCTTCGAACATAACGGGTTCCCCGGCACCCTACGGTATCGCCGGACGGCGCGTGCTGGTGGTGGGGTTGGGGCTGTCCGGAGCGTCGGCTGCGAAAATGCTTGTTGAAAAGGGCGCAGCAGTGACGGTGACCGACGCGGTGGAGAGACCTGCGGCCGCGGATCGGATGGCTGCGCTGACGGCGTTGGGCGTTCAGTTCGAGTTGGGCGGGCATTCCGCGCGATCTTTTGATACCGCGGATTTGATTGTGGTCAGCCCTGGTGTGCCCGAGACCATTGCGCCGATTGCGGCGGCGAGGCATCGCGGCATTTGCGTTATCGGTGAAGTGGAATTGGCCGCAGCCTTAATTTCCGCGCCGATTCTGGCCGTTACCGGCACCAATGGCAAAACCACGACGACCACGCTATTGGGACATATGCTTCAAACCGCGGGGTTGCGGGTGTTTGTCGGCGGCAATATCGGAAGACCGCTCATTGAATGCGTATCGGAGCCGGACCGTTTGGATGTCGTGGTGGCCGAAATCAGCAGTTTTCAGCTGGATACCACGCGCAGCTTTCGGCCCAAGGTGAGTGTGCTGCTGAACGTGACGGCGGATCATCTGGACCGGTACTCGGATTTTGATGCGTATGCCGCCTCCAAAGGGAGAATCTTTGAAAATCAACAGGCCGGCGATACGGCCGTTGTGAACGGATCAGACGCAGTTGCCGTCAAGGTCAGCGAAGGAATTCGGTCGCGCCGTTGGTTGTATAATGTCTCCTCGCCAATATCGGATGGTGCCATGTTTCAAGAGGATGCCCTGGTGTTGCAAACCCCGGACCATCGGGGGCAACAAATTGATCTATCGGGGCTTCGGCTCAAGGGCAGGCATAATCGTGAAAATGCCGCCGCCGCCGCCTTGGCTGCCTTGGCGTTCGGTGTTTCCCCCGTGAATATTGAAAAAGCCTTGTCCACCTTTGAAGGTCTTGCGCATCGGGTGGAGAGCGTTGGCACCATTGGCGGCGTGGAATTTGTCAACGATTCAAAAGGCACGAATGTGGATGCCGTGGTCAGAGCCCTGGAGTCCTTTGACCGGCCGGTGGTGCTCATTATGGGCGGCCGGGACAAGGCCGGTGTCTTCGATGTGCTTTGTGATCCGGTGCGACGCCAGGTTCGCTGCCTGGTGCTGATCGGGGAGGCCACCGAAATTATTCGCCGTGCCTTGGGGTCATGCGCGCCAACCCGAACGGCAAACGATATGGACGATGCCGTGGCCCAGGCGTTTTCCGCGTCAGAACCGGGGGATGTGGTGCTGCTTTCGCCGGGATGTGCCAGTTTTGACATGTATACCAGCTATAAACACCGGGGGGAATCCTTTCGAAGCGCGGTGAAGAAACTGGAAGGATGA
- the ftsW gene encoding putative lipid II flippase FtsW, with protein sequence MAEAILEKQQKVYTVSPAYDGYLLFPVLFLVGIGVVMVYSASSAVAMKSYGTDQFFLKKQAIFSLVGIMALVICRRVPIRFLRRMAYPILALAVVGLVAVLIDGVGRTAGGATRWIRVGWFTFQPSEPARFALVIYLAYSLSKKKDRLHDFAIGMLPHVLVLGFLSFLILMQPDFGSVIILCAITWTMLFVGGVRLKHLLLPVPVLVPGLIWVMCTAEYRIKRLMSFLDPWQYTNDSGYQIVHSLMAFGTGGIWGAGVGQGYQKLFYLPEPHTDFIFSVIGEELGLVGVLAILGLYCLIVWRGVIISKNARDSFGALVAFGLSAAIGLQVAINMGVTLGMLPTKGLTLPLLSYGGTSLIMNMAAIGIIMNVGAERTV encoded by the coding sequence ATGGCAGAGGCAATTTTAGAAAAGCAGCAGAAAGTGTATACCGTAAGCCCGGCATATGACGGGTATCTGCTGTTTCCGGTGCTGTTTCTGGTCGGCATCGGCGTGGTGATGGTGTATAGCGCCAGTTCAGCCGTGGCGATGAAAAGTTATGGCACCGATCAGTTTTTTTTGAAAAAGCAGGCCATTTTTTCCCTGGTCGGCATCATGGCGTTGGTGATCTGCCGCCGCGTGCCGATTCGTTTTCTGCGTCGGATGGCCTACCCGATACTTGCCCTGGCCGTTGTGGGGCTGGTGGCGGTCCTGATTGATGGGGTTGGCAGGACTGCGGGGGGTGCCACCCGATGGATTCGGGTGGGATGGTTTACCTTTCAACCCTCGGAGCCGGCCCGGTTTGCGTTGGTGATTTATCTGGCCTACTCGCTTTCCAAAAAAAAGGACCGGCTGCACGATTTTGCCATCGGCATGTTGCCCCATGTCCTGGTGCTGGGGTTTCTAAGTTTCCTGATATTGATGCAACCCGATTTCGGTTCGGTGATTATTTTATGTGCAATTACCTGGACCATGCTCTTTGTGGGCGGGGTTCGATTGAAACACCTGCTGTTGCCTGTACCGGTGCTGGTACCGGGACTGATATGGGTTATGTGTACGGCGGAGTACCGGATAAAACGCCTGATGAGTTTTTTGGATCCCTGGCAGTATACCAACGACAGCGGGTATCAGATTGTCCATTCCCTTATGGCTTTTGGAACCGGCGGCATATGGGGGGCCGGTGTCGGGCAGGGATATCAGAAGCTCTTTTATTTGCCAGAGCCGCATACGGATTTTATTTTTTCGGTAATCGGCGAGGAATTGGGGTTGGTGGGCGTGCTCGCTATTTTAGGACTGTATTGCCTGATCGTCTGGCGAGGGGTGATCATTTCCAAAAACGCCCGGGATTCTTTCGGCGCGCTGGTGGCTTTCGGGCTGAGCGCGGCCATCGGCCTTCAGGTGGCGATTAACATGGGCGTGACGCTCGGCATGTTGCCCACCAAGGGACTGACCTTGCCGTTGCTGAGTTACGGGGGAACCTCCCTTATCATGAATATGGCCGCTATCGGCATCATTATGAATGTGGGCGCGGAGAGAACGGTATGA
- the murG gene encoding undecaprenyldiphospho-muramoylpentapeptide beta-N-acetylglucosaminyltransferase, producing the protein MNLSPILADNPPAFPKDKALRVVIAGGGTGGHIFPGIAMARAFAARNSGTQILFVGTGNRFERQALAGLPFSHTAIPAEGIKGRGVFRKLGAVIKIPIGVAHAVGVLGKFGADLVVGVGGYSSGPVVMGAFLMRIPIVLQEQNLLPGMANRVLGRLAKRIYLSFENTAPVFDSKKVLVTGNPVRPEIASYAASSGELGARAGKEDRFTVLVCGGSQGAHAINRAVMDALAHLRNQPVDLIHQTGVADEAAVREAYETQGLSFRVSAFYENMAAQYALADLVICRAGATTVAELTAMGKPALFIPYPHAADQHQALNAKSMADAGAAEMIHESVLTGQLLADRITYYAADSHALARMAERSGRLGRPGAAEAIVDDCYRLLMETPSRKTISD; encoded by the coding sequence ATGAATTTGTCGCCGATCCTTGCGGACAATCCGCCTGCGTTCCCGAAAGACAAGGCGCTTCGGGTGGTGATTGCCGGCGGCGGCACGGGCGGGCATATTTTTCCGGGGATTGCAATGGCTCGGGCGTTTGCGGCGAGAAATTCAGGGACGCAGATTTTGTTCGTAGGCACCGGCAATCGGTTTGAAAGACAGGCGCTGGCCGGTTTGCCATTTTCGCACACCGCTATTCCGGCCGAAGGCATCAAAGGGCGGGGCGTGTTTCGGAAACTAGGGGCGGTTATCAAGATACCCATCGGGGTGGCCCATGCGGTCGGGGTGTTGGGAAAATTCGGGGCGGACCTGGTCGTGGGTGTGGGCGGGTATTCTTCCGGCCCGGTTGTCATGGGTGCTTTTCTGATGCGAATTCCCATTGTTCTTCAGGAGCAAAATCTGCTGCCGGGAATGGCCAACCGGGTGCTGGGACGCTTGGCCAAACGCATATATCTTTCTTTTGAAAACACGGCGCCGGTGTTCGATTCAAAAAAGGTGCTGGTTACCGGCAATCCGGTGCGCCCGGAGATTGCTTCTTATGCCGCAAGTTCCGGGGAGTTGGGCGCACGAGCCGGAAAAGAGGATCGATTTACCGTGCTGGTTTGCGGCGGCAGCCAGGGCGCGCATGCCATTAACCGAGCCGTGATGGATGCGCTGGCGCATCTTCGAAATCAGCCGGTTGATCTGATTCATCAAACCGGCGTTGCGGACGAAGCAGCTGTTCGGGAAGCCTATGAAACACAGGGCCTTTCATTCCGGGTTTCAGCCTTTTATGAGAACATGGCGGCGCAATACGCGCTGGCGGATCTGGTGATCTGCAGGGCCGGCGCCACCACGGTGGCGGAATTAACCGCGATGGGAAAACCGGCGCTGTTTATTCCCTATCCCCATGCTGCGGATCAGCACCAGGCGTTAAATGCGAAATCCATGGCGGATGCCGGCGCCGCCGAGATGATTCATGAATCAGTACTGACCGGGCAATTGCTGGCGGATCGGATCACGTATTATGCGGCCGATTCACATGCCCTGGCCCGCATGGCGGAAAGGTCGGGGCGGTTGGGCCGGCCCGGGGCCGCGGAAGCAATCGTTGATGATTGCTATCGGCTTTTAATGGAAACACCATCACGAAAAACAATTTCGGACTGA
- the murC gene encoding UDP-N-acetylmuramate--L-alanine ligase, translating to MYRKKYHIHFVGIGGIGMSGIAELLLNLGYYVSGSDLRDTDITQRLVQLGGTVVQGHDASNVTGADVVVTSSAVVAENPEVIGARQAGIPVIPRAEMLAELMRLKYSIAVAGSHGKTTTTSIIAAVLGQGGLDPTVVIGGKLRSVGTNALLGQGDFIVAEADESDGSFLKMSPTIAVVTNIDREHLDFYPDLAAVQAKFLEFLDRIPFYGRAVLCLDDEPVQALIPNIKKPFVTYGMSTQADFQARRITYQGLQSRFDVIYRSTVLGEIILNLPGQHNVYNALASIAVGMELEIPFEVMKQALETLAGVQRRMEVKGETHGVLVVDDYGHHPTEIKATLLAAMQSWPERRKVVVFQPHRYSRTAALFDEFTRAFYHSDVLLVLPIYAASEEKMQGVDSEQLCEAICAHGHRETEFMPDAQAVLFNLKKKLRPNDLLLTMGAGDVWKVGMALLENWPNETPDKEDSR from the coding sequence ATGTATAGAAAAAAATACCATATTCACTTCGTGGGCATCGGCGGCATCGGCATGAGCGGCATCGCCGAGCTGTTGCTGAACCTGGGGTATTATGTTTCGGGGTCGGATTTACGCGATACCGATATCACTCAGCGGCTTGTGCAGCTGGGCGGAACCGTGGTTCAGGGACATGATGCATCCAATGTAACCGGCGCCGACGTGGTGGTGACCTCATCGGCCGTTGTTGCGGAAAATCCCGAAGTGATCGGTGCGCGGCAGGCGGGGATTCCCGTGATTCCCAGAGCGGAGATGCTTGCCGAGTTGATGCGGCTTAAATACAGTATCGCGGTGGCCGGCTCTCACGGAAAAACCACTACCACCTCCATTATTGCCGCCGTGTTGGGACAAGGCGGGTTGGATCCCACGGTGGTGATCGGCGGGAAATTGCGAAGCGTGGGAACCAACGCCCTGCTGGGGCAGGGGGACTTTATCGTGGCTGAGGCGGATGAGAGCGACGGCTCTTTTCTGAAAATGTCACCCACGATTGCCGTCGTGACCAACATTGACCGGGAACACCTGGATTTTTATCCGGACCTTGCCGCGGTTCAGGCAAAATTTCTCGAATTTCTCGATCGAATTCCGTTTTACGGCCGGGCGGTTCTCTGCCTGGATGATGAGCCGGTTCAAGCGCTGATTCCGAATATTAAAAAGCCGTTCGTTACTTACGGCATGAGCACGCAGGCTGATTTTCAGGCCCGCCGAATCACCTACCAGGGCCTTCAAAGCCGTTTCGATGTGATTTATCGCAGCACTGTGCTGGGAGAAATTATTCTGAATCTGCCGGGTCAGCACAATGTCTATAATGCCCTTGCCAGCATTGCCGTGGGCATGGAATTGGAAATTCCATTTGAGGTAATGAAGCAGGCGCTGGAAACCCTGGCCGGTGTGCAACGACGCATGGAAGTAAAGGGAGAAACCCATGGGGTTCTAGTGGTGGATGATTATGGGCATCATCCCACGGAAATCAAGGCCACGTTGCTGGCCGCGATGCAGTCCTGGCCGGAACGGCGAAAGGTCGTGGTGTTTCAACCCCATCGCTATTCACGGACCGCCGCCCTTTTTGATGAGTTTACCCGGGCCTTTTATCATTCGGACGTGTTGTTGGTGCTGCCCATCTATGCCGCCAGCGAAGAAAAAATGCAGGGCGTTGATTCGGAACAATTATGCGAGGCCATTTGTGCGCACGGCCATCGCGAGACCGAGTTTATGCCGGATGCGCAGGCGGTTCTCTTTAATCTGAAAAAAAAGTTGCGGCCCAACGACCTGCTTTTGACCATGGGGGCGGGGGATGTGTGGAAAGTCGGCATGGCACTGCTGGAAAACTGGCCGAACGAAACGCCGGATAAAGAGGATTCCCGATAG
- the murB gene encoding UDP-N-acetylmuramate dehydrogenase: MKRLEKPQIEWLAQRFQNRVRFDEPLAPYTSFQIGGPAEALIIPESPAELTALIKGAREREIAYRIIGGGTNLLVNDRGVSGLVVVTTRCLEHILLVEEAVGHIHISVGASVLMKRLCRYCLAQGFQGMNFAIGIPGTIGGALIMNAGTGKGTVANVLSAMMLLTTTGEICTLNRNQFRAENRRLSWEPVESDEAYPPVILGCELTLTRADAAMLRAEARHIMRQRGKTQPLGIPSAGCIFKNPVDGLPAGQLIDMAGLKGAREGGAVISARHANYILNAGGATAAEVMALMARVKETVWNRFQIQLEPEVKLVGE; the protein is encoded by the coding sequence ATGAAACGGCTTGAAAAACCCCAAATAGAATGGTTGGCACAGCGGTTTCAAAACCGGGTGCGGTTTGATGAACCGCTGGCTCCTTATACCTCTTTTCAAATCGGGGGCCCTGCCGAGGCATTGATTATTCCGGAAAGCCCGGCGGAGCTGACGGCGCTGATCAAAGGCGCCAGGGAGCGGGAAATCGCCTACCGAATCATCGGCGGCGGCACCAATTTGCTGGTAAACGATCGGGGCGTGAGCGGGTTGGTGGTGGTGACGACCCGATGCTTAGAGCATATTCTATTGGTCGAAGAGGCGGTCGGACACATTCATATCAGCGTGGGCGCCAGTGTTCTCATGAAACGGTTATGCCGGTATTGTCTGGCTCAGGGCTTTCAGGGGATGAATTTTGCGATCGGTATTCCCGGAACGATCGGTGGCGCACTCATCATGAATGCCGGAACAGGCAAAGGAACCGTGGCGAATGTGCTGTCGGCCATGATGCTGTTGACGACAACGGGCGAGATTTGCACCTTGAACCGGAACCAGTTTCGTGCGGAAAACCGGCGACTTTCCTGGGAACCGGTTGAAAGCGACGAGGCGTATCCCCCGGTGATTCTGGGATGTGAATTAACGCTGACTCGGGCCGATGCCGCGATGCTTCGGGCTGAGGCCCGCCACATCATGCGTCAGCGGGGAAAGACTCAGCCGCTCGGTATTCCCAGTGCTGGATGCATTTTTAAAAATCCGGTGGACGGACTGCCGGCCGGACAATTGATCGACATGGCGGGACTCAAGGGGGCGCGCGAAGGCGGAGCGGTTATATCGGCGCGTCATGCGAACTATATTCTCAACGCGGGCGGCGCCACAGCCGCGGAGGTAATGGCCCTGATGGCCCGGGTCAAAGAGACGGTTTGGAACCGGTTTCAAATTCAACTTGAACCGGAGGTGAAACTTGTTGGGGAATGA
- a CDS encoding FtsQ-type POTRA domain-containing protein → MLGNDRIRRNRARPRRKKTGIPVTRVLVVGLRLTVALLGLICLSLSYIFVYDVMTQCDFFRSKEIRILGATRLTKQQVLLQAGIAPNMNILSVNLHLTRKRLLCHPWIAEAQVTRELPDHIIIHIRENEPLAVLNLGKKFIINTDGEIFKEWAPSDSVDLPLVTGLSFSDIRLPSDNGSPAFNALMTALYLGQEKGSVLPNRFIRRIHVDPDLGLTLYAFADEKAVKLGYRSYREKLRCLSPLLYRLNQQPEWMGFDAIDLANLNRVVVNPRTGRAFDGDFKEGFGAGT, encoded by the coding sequence TTGTTGGGGAATGACCGGATTCGAAGAAACAGAGCGCGGCCCAGAAGAAAAAAAACCGGCATTCCGGTAACCCGAGTGCTGGTGGTGGGATTAAGGCTTACCGTTGCCTTGCTCGGGCTGATCTGCCTGAGTTTGTCCTATATCTTTGTTTATGACGTGATGACGCAATGCGATTTTTTCAGGTCTAAAGAGATTCGTATTCTCGGGGCAACGCGGTTGACCAAACAGCAGGTGCTGTTGCAGGCCGGGATAGCGCCGAATATGAATATTTTATCGGTCAATTTGCACCTGACTCGAAAACGCTTGCTGTGTCATCCCTGGATCGCCGAGGCCCAAGTGACGCGGGAGCTTCCTGACCATATCATCATTCATATTCGGGAAAATGAACCGCTGGCGGTGCTGAATTTGGGGAAAAAATTCATCATCAACACGGACGGGGAAATATTTAAAGAATGGGCGCCGTCCGATTCAGTCGATTTGCCCCTGGTAACGGGACTTTCTTTCTCCGATATCCGGCTGCCTTCGGATAACGGTAGCCCGGCATTCAATGCCTTGATGACGGCGCTGTATCTAGGGCAGGAGAAAGGCTCGGTGCTGCCAAACCGCTTCATTCGGAGAATCCATGTGGACCCGGATCTCGGATTGACCTTGTATGCCTTTGCAGACGAAAAGGCCGTGAAGTTGGGATACAGAAGCTACAGGGAAAAATTGCGGTGTTTAAGCCCATTGCTGTATCGATTGAACCAACAGCCGGAGTGGATGGGATTTGATGCCATCGACCTGGCGAATCTAAACCGCGTGGTGGTGAACCCCCGTACGGGGAGGGCGTTTGACGGTGATTTTAAGGAGGGTTTCGGTGCAGGCACGTGA
- the ftsA gene encoding cell division protein FtsA — translation MQARENIIVGLDIGTTKICAVVGEVVGNDINIIGIGTHPSIGLRKGVVVNIESTVESIKKAVEEAELMAGCEISSVYAGIAGGHITGFNSRGIVAVKGSEVTQQDVERVIEAARAVAIPMDREVIHVLPQEYIVDDQTGIQNPVGMTGVRLEAKIHIVTGAVTSAHNIVKCANRAGLDVGDIVLESLASGEAVLSGEEKELGTALLDLGGGTTDLAVFSEKNIKHTFVLALGGNNLTNDIAIGLRAPIAEAEKIKRKYGACVARRIGGDETIEVPGMAGGKPRKLPRQILGEILEPRMEEIFTLIKREIYRAGMESFISSGVVVTGGSALLEGVTEVAESIFNLPVRLGKPCGISGLVDVVNNPMYATGVGLVLFGARNSSDKKFRIRDSNIFNRVMAQMKRWYKEVI, via the coding sequence GTGCAGGCACGTGAAAATATTATCGTAGGACTGGATATTGGTACAACCAAAATCTGTGCGGTGGTGGGTGAGGTGGTGGGCAATGATATCAATATTATAGGTATTGGCACGCATCCATCCATTGGTTTGCGAAAAGGCGTGGTGGTCAATATCGAGTCCACCGTGGAGTCGATCAAAAAGGCCGTGGAAGAGGCCGAGTTGATGGCGGGGTGTGAAATATCCTCTGTGTATGCCGGAATCGCTGGCGGCCATATCACCGGCTTCAACAGCCGGGGGATTGTGGCGGTCAAGGGTTCCGAGGTGACGCAACAGGATGTGGAGCGCGTGATCGAGGCGGCCCGTGCCGTGGCGATTCCCATGGACAGAGAGGTTATTCATGTGCTTCCGCAGGAGTATATCGTGGATGATCAGACCGGTATTCAAAACCCGGTGGGAATGACCGGGGTTCGGCTGGAAGCCAAGATTCACATTGTTACCGGTGCCGTAACGAGCGCGCACAATATTGTGAAATGCGCCAACCGGGCCGGGCTGGATGTGGGGGATATCGTTTTGGAGTCCCTGGCGTCCGGGGAGGCGGTTCTCAGCGGCGAAGAAAAGGAGTTGGGAACGGCGCTTCTTGATCTGGGTGGTGGCACCACGGATCTGGCGGTATTTTCCGAAAAAAACATCAAGCATACGTTTGTGCTGGCCCTCGGGGGAAACAACCTGACCAATGATATCGCCATCGGACTGCGGGCACCCATTGCCGAAGCGGAGAAAATAAAACGAAAATACGGTGCATGCGTGGCTCGGCGAATCGGAGGCGATGAAACCATCGAGGTGCCGGGCATGGCCGGCGGCAAACCCAGAAAACTGCCCAGGCAGATTCTGGGAGAAATTCTGGAGCCGCGCATGGAGGAAATTTTCACGTTGATCAAACGGGAAATCTACCGGGCGGGAATGGAAAGCTTTATTTCTTCGGGCGTGGTGGTTACGGGCGGTTCCGCCCTGCTTGAAGGCGTGACGGAGGTGGCCGAATCCATCTTCAACCTGCCGGTGAGACTGGGGAAACCCTGCGGTATCAGTGGGTTGGTGGATGTGGTCAATAATCCCATGTACGCCACCGGCGTGGGGCTGGTTCTGTTCGGCGCCAGAAACAGCAGCGATAAAAAGTTCAGAATCAGGGATTCGAATATTTTCAACCGGGTGATGGCGCAAATGAAACGATGGTATAAAGAAGTGATTTAA
- the ftsZ gene encoding cell division protein FtsZ, which translates to MFTYVENEKTAKIKVIGVGGAGGNAINNMIASNLQGVKFIVANTDAQALDISKAAERIQIGERLTEGLGAGANPEIGRQAARESESEIRRALEGSHMVFITAGFGGGTGTGAAPVIAEICKDIGALTVAVVSKPFSFEGRKRLVQAEEGIAALKEVADTVITIPNDRLRGLAEKDAKMVDMFIKADEILLHSVKGITDLIMMPGLVNLDFADVKTTMSKAGMAIMGIGVGRGENRAVEAAERAISHPLLEDSSIAGAKGVLMNITCSSDLTMDEMTQASERIYQEVGDEAEIIWGAVMDDSLGDEMRVTVIATGIGADLKPVAKSKPLEVPLRGRVRDITPADMQNAVEFDEPTFLRHKRAVGDDTGATYRGYKGIVIDNDDLDVPTFLRRKAD; encoded by the coding sequence ATGTTTACGTATGTTGAAAATGAGAAGACGGCTAAAATTAAGGTGATCGGTGTGGGGGGTGCCGGGGGTAACGCTATTAACAACATGATCGCTTCCAATCTGCAAGGGGTTAAATTTATTGTGGCCAATACGGACGCACAGGCGCTCGACATCTCCAAAGCCGCAGAAAGAATTCAGATCGGTGAGCGGCTGACCGAAGGACTTGGCGCCGGCGCCAATCCGGAAATCGGCAGGCAAGCCGCGCGCGAAAGCGAATCCGAAATTAGAAGAGCCCTGGAGGGCAGTCACATGGTATTTATCACGGCGGGGTTCGGCGGCGGTACCGGGACGGGCGCTGCCCCGGTGATTGCTGAGATATGCAAGGATATCGGGGCGCTGACGGTAGCGGTGGTGTCAAAGCCCTTTTCCTTTGAAGGCCGAAAGCGCCTGGTTCAGGCCGAGGAAGGCATTGCGGCGTTAAAAGAAGTGGCGGACACGGTGATTACCATTCCGAATGATCGGCTTCGCGGATTGGCGGAGAAAGATGCCAAGATGGTCGATATGTTTATCAAGGCTGATGAAATCTTGCTTCACTCCGTCAAGGGGATTACCGATCTCATCATGATGCCGGGGCTGGTGAACCTGGATTTCGCGGATGTAAAGACCACCATGAGCAAGGCCGGCATGGCCATTATGGGCATCGGGGTTGGCCGGGGTGAAAACCGGGCAGTGGAAGCGGCGGAACGGGCCATTTCCCATCCGCTGCTGGAGGATAGTTCCATTGCCGGCGCAAAGGGTGTTTTGATGAATATCACCTGCTCCAGTGATTTAACCATGGATGAGATGACGCAAGCCTCCGAGCGAATCTATCAGGAAGTCGGGGATGAGGCGGAGATCATCTGGGGCGCTGTCATGGATGATTCACTGGGAGATGAGATGCGGGTAACGGTGATTGCCACGGGTATCGGCGCCGATCTGAAGCCGGTGGCCAAATCAAAGCCGCTGGAGGTACCTTTGCGTGGGCGGGTTCGGGACATTACGCCCGCGGACATGCAAAATGCAGTGGAATTTGATGAGCCGACCTTTCTTCGGCATAAACGGGCGGTGGGAGATGACACCGGCGCTACTTATCGTGGATACAAAGGCATTGTTATTGATAATGATGATCTGGATGTGCCGACTTTCTTACGCAGAAAGGCGGATTAA